The Candidatus Methylomirabilota bacterium genome has a window encoding:
- the rapZ gene encoding RNase adapter RapZ, whose product MSAPEPAAVPALRFVIITGMSGAGRSFAIKCLEDLGYFCVDNLPTTLIPTFAELCAHSSRDMRLIALGVDIREGEYLAHLMETLAELRAQGHKPEVLFLEAAEETLVRRYQETRRRHPLAADGSVLEGIRAERRALANLRESADQIIDTTGLSVHQLKERLVEGYGPQGSRDALTVSLMSFGFKHGAPYDADLVFDVRFLPNPHFVEGLKRLDGRDSPVEEFVMSFEESHQLLAKIEDLLRFLLPLYRREGKAYLTVALGCTGGRHRSVTLVELLRRSLEGAGLAPVVRHRDIDRE is encoded by the coding sequence GTGAGCGCACCCGAGCCCGCGGCCGTTCCGGCGCTACGGTTCGTGATCATCACCGGCATGTCGGGCGCGGGCCGGAGCTTCGCGATCAAGTGCCTCGAGGACCTCGGCTACTTCTGCGTGGACAACCTGCCGACGACCCTGATCCCGACCTTCGCGGAGCTCTGCGCACATTCGAGCCGCGACATGCGCCTGATCGCCCTCGGGGTGGACATCCGGGAGGGCGAGTACCTCGCCCACCTGATGGAGACGCTCGCCGAGCTCCGCGCCCAGGGGCACAAGCCCGAGGTGCTCTTTCTCGAGGCGGCGGAGGAGACCCTGGTGCGGCGCTACCAGGAGACGCGCCGCCGCCACCCCTTGGCCGCCGACGGGAGCGTCCTCGAGGGCATCCGCGCCGAGCGCCGGGCGCTCGCCAACCTGCGCGAGAGCGCGGACCAGATCATCGACACCACGGGCCTCTCGGTCCACCAGCTCAAGGAGCGCTTGGTCGAGGGCTACGGGCCCCAGGGGTCGCGTGACGCGCTGACGGTCTCGCTCATGTCCTTCGGCTTCAAGCACGGGGCGCCCTACGACGCCGACCTCGTCTTCGACGTCCGCTTTCTGCCGAACCCGCACTTCGTGGAGGGCCTCAAGCGCCTCGACGGCCGCGACTCCCCCGTGGAAGAGTTCGTCATGTCGTTCGAGGAGAGCCACCAGCTGCTGGCGAAAATCGAAGACCTCTTGCGCTTCCTCCTGCCGCTCTACCGCCGGGAGGGCAAGGCCTACCTGACGGTCGCCCTGGGGTGCACCGGAGGCCGCCACCGCTCGGTGACCCTCGTGGAGCTGCTTCGGCGCTCCCTCGAGGGCGCGGGCCTGGCGCCCGTGGTGCGGCACCGGGACATCGACCGTGAGTGA